From the genome of Thermus islandicus DSM 21543:
CTCCTTTGTTTGTTAATGTCAACTCCAAAGGAACCAGGCTTACCCTCTTTGACCTCGCGGTGGCCCACCTCTTTCCCGTGCTTCATGGCCATGTTAACCTCAGGGATTTGTGGAATGATCTACCCACCACCCATCCCGGGCTGGAAACGTTCATTGAAGGCGAGTGGATAGACCCCGACGACCTCCTGCGAATCATGGCTTTGATCACGGGGGGCTCGGTCAAAAAGAACGCGCTCTTGGAACATCTGCACCGTGTCGCAAGCGACCTCACTACGGGAAAGACGGTCACGAGTCCCGCAGGCCATACCTTTACCTCCTTCCGCAACTTGTGGGACGAGGCTGCTTCGTGCTTGGAGAAGGCCTGTAATCGGGTAATCAACGACTACGGAGCGCTCAAGCCCCAGTGGATTCCGTACACCTCTATGCTCGTTCCCCTCGCTGCCTTGATCCACGTGGAGAAGATAAGTCGCGATCCGAATGCCCGTAAGAAGGTGGACTGCTGGTACTGGCATAGTGTGTTCTATGAGCGCTATGAAAAGTCGGTGGATACCACGGCCATGGCGGATTTCCACCAGGTAACCGGCTGGATTCTAGGCACCTCGGACAAACCCTCCTGGATTTCTGGCGCAGTCCCCCCGGGGTTGGACCTTAAATCAGAGCAAGATCGCAAATCCACCATTTTCAAGGCCGTGCTCAACCTGATTGCCTTGGCAGGGGCTAAGAACCTGCTGAACGGTGGTTCTCCCGGAACGAACCTTCAGCTTGACCATATGTTCCCAAAGGATAGCGCAAAACCCTGGTCGAGGCATAAGTGGATTAACTCGGTACTCAACTTCACCTTGCTAGAGTCCAGCGTAAACAAGGCCAAAAAGAGCAAGGATCCGGATGTCTTCTACAGTAGCAACATGGTCCTCGAGCACAGAGCAAGCGGCAGGAGCGTGAGGAACACCTTCCGAAGCCACTTGATAGGACCTGGGGCGGAAAAGGCTTTCTCGAAGGCTTCCAGTACGAGCCCAAGCGCTGTTAGCGAGTTTGAGAAGTTCATTGAGGAGCGCGAGAAGGATGTTCTAACTGCAATCCAGGATCAGCTTTCGCCCTGCGTGGAACCGACTACCTACCCGGACTAGACCGCTGGGCTCCAGCGAGCCCCAAGAGGCGAAGGGGGGAGAGGGGATTGAAGGAAAAGATTTCTAGGGCAGCCTTCTTCCCCCTCACCCCCTCCCGCGGCCTCCACCTGCACCGGTAACAGAAGGCTCAAATCCAGGCTCAGCTTACCTGCGATAAGTCTCCTTCGGCATGGGTAGAAACTCAACTTCAGCCGCTCCAAGACCTGCCTCGCCGCGTACCAAGCGTCAAACAGTACGCCTTCCGGCTGAAAGCCCTGCTCCTCCGCCCACTCCAGCAGGG
Proteins encoded in this window:
- a CDS encoding GmrSD restriction endonuclease domain-containing protein, which encodes MSSVHGHEYQIPEFQRELVWKPEQIRQLLVSLVQGHFAGTLLMLKFNPMTPPFAHRLIYGVPSSSGPSHLTTAYSVLDGQQRISSVYYAFRHPSVSLPKGKKPYRFFLKLGELLDEDFDEAVAAEPEGSPEFRTLVDEWIRGEALPFGPVDPSFLPEGASPPYLKTLYDLLSASSGAFLQAYLMGTESPYLQEQGKLSDFLSPLLDYAFVAIVISFSSIFTPSDVIRVIAPLFVNVNSKGTRLTLFDLAVAHLFPVLHGHVNLRDLWNDLPTTHPGLETFIEGEWIDPDDLLRIMALITGGSVKKNALLEHLHRVASDLTTGKTVTSPAGHTFTSFRNLWDEAASCLEKACNRVINDYGALKPQWIPYTSMLVPLAALIHVEKISRDPNARKKVDCWYWHSVFYERYEKSVDTTAMADFHQVTGWILGTSDKPSWISGAVPPGLDLKSEQDRKSTIFKAVLNLIALAGAKNLLNGGSPGTNLQLDHMFPKDSAKPWSRHKWINSVLNFTLLESSVNKAKKSKDPDVFYSSNMVLEHRASGRSVRNTFRSHLIGPGAEKAFSKASSTSPSAVSEFEKFIEEREKDVLTAIQDQLSPCVEPTTYPD